A window of Helicobacter pylori genomic DNA:
TGAATGATGGAATGTTCTTTTTTAAAAAGATCGTTAGCATAAAGGATAAAGGGGATTTCGTATTGCTCTTTAGGGGCGATGCTTTTAGGAATGCCATGCAAATAATACGCTCCTTCGCCCAAACTCTCCCCATGATCGCTCAAATAGATCATTAAGGCGGGTTGCTTGGCGTTTTCAAGCATGCTAATGAGCTTGTCTAACAAATAGTCGTTATAAAAAATGGTGTTGTCATAGGCGTTAATCAAGCTTTCTTTGGAACAAGAAGACAGATCAGCGCTTGAGCAATAAGGCTTAAACACCCTAAAATTTAAAGGCACTTTATTGTCATAGTTGGGGCCATGCGATCCGGCAAGGTGCAAGATGAGCAAGACATTTTCATTAGAATATTCTTTTAAAAGGTTAGGCACATTATAGAGCAAGGATTCATCATAAGGGGCGATCGCTTCACAATTAGGGCATTTTTGAATCAATTCATAGTTTTTGAGGTAGCTTGTAACCTTAACATTCTTTTCGCCATCATTCGCGCTATACCAAAAGACTTTGATACCGGCTTTAGTCAAGTAAGTGGGTAAGTTTTCATAGGTGCTAAAGCTGTTTTTAAAAGAAGAATCTAAAATGCATTCTAAACTCGCTGTCGTGTAAGTGGCGCAAGAAGTGGCGTTAAACAGAGTGAGTTCATGATTTTCTAATCGTTTGCTTAATTTTGGGGTGGTGGGTTTTTCATAGCCATAAAGGGCGTAATTATGTTTCCTAGCGCTTTCGCCTATGACAAGCACTACAAATGCATGAGAATGGTTGGGGGAAAAAAGAGAGAGAGGTTTGATCGTGGGGGCGAAAAGTTTAAGAGCGCTCACTCTAAAAGCGTTCACGCTATAAGCAAAGGGTAGGATTAAGCCCCCTATGAATTTCGCATGCTTGTCAAACCACAGCCAATTTTTAGCGTTAGCTAAAGCGCTGGCGATAAAGATA
This region includes:
- the eptA gene encoding phosphoethanolamine--lipid A transferase EptA translates to MASSFHLKFLKPLTCLQAGLLYSLIFGVLYHFPLFAYVYKESNQVSFIAMIIVVLFCVNGALFLALSLISSSLMRWSAIVFSWLNSIAFYFISAYKVFLNKSMMGNVLNTNTHELLGFLSVKLFIFIAIFGVLPGYIIYKIPLKASSKKAPFLAILALVFIFIASALANAKNWLWFDKHAKFIGGLILPFAYSVNAFRVSALKLFAPTIKPLSLFSPNHSHAFVVLVIGESARKHNYALYGYEKPTTPKLSKRLENHELTLFNATSCATYTTASLECILDSSFKNSFSTYENLPTYLTKAGIKVFWYSANDGEKNVKVTSYLKNYELIQKCPNCEAIAPYDESLLYNVPNLLKEYSNENVLLILHLAGSHGPNYDNKVPLNFRVFKPYCSSADLSSCSKESLINAYDNTIFYNDYLLDKLISMLENAKQPALMIYLSDHGESLGEGAYYLHGIPKSIAPKEQYEIPFILYANDLFKKEHSIIQTQTPINQNTIFHSILGVFEDFKSPSVVYRPSLDLLKHKKE